The sequence TGTTTTCGTTCAAGATGGTGTCAATGGTTAATGATTGCACCGACGCCACGTTGAAGGATATCGAAAGcgagaatgaaaacaaaaccgaCGAGACAAAGAAAGTTGCCCTCGACATCAACTCGTGAGTCAACGTGCTTAATTTCATTTTACTTCTGTACACGCTTATTTTAAAGATGTAAATTTTGCTCACTTTATTTTTGAACTTATAACTTTTATAACTTTGTCTGGGAACTCATTTCTtgtattattcaaaacaaattgaTTCTTCTGACGGCAGTCTCGGAAGCAGTAGAAGGCCACCCCATTCATGCTGTATTGTATTGTTCTTAAATATACAAAACACTTTTTAGTGATTCATTCATTATTTATCTGCATGTATGATtgtatgaacaaacaaacaaccaacaaacaaacaacatctGAACACCCCAAtacccccaacccccgcccccccccccaccccccacaaaaaaaaacttaactttaAAACCTTCTCATAACGTTATCAGCGTAGAAATCAGAAACTTTGTTGACTCTATTAAGAGTTCAAATTTCCTCTCAAAGAcagtgacacagattgactttcactcttaCAAGAGCGAAACTATAACATCATTTGGACAAGAGAGTGAACGTTTCACTCTTGTGCAAGAGGGTACAGTATATGTAATACATTTTAAGTGTTTATTTTGGATTTTCTACAGTTACATGGCAAGGTTTGGAATGGACGTCAGTTCTCTCTGTTTCTTCGCTTCCAAGCTGGGCTCACAAGAGGAAAGGTCAATACTCATGCACCATTCCCGGGAAATGTGGAAACATTTTAAGACTGCCTACCCGCCGTGGATAATCACAAGtaagtaaaagttttttttttttttttttttttaacaaaacgtAGTGATCACAGACACAACGTAGAACAGAAtatattttgggggttgaacaaagaattgactagagtgggattggaacaaacgacctccggattaacgtaccggcgctctaccaactaagctatctagccctatattggcggtgtccctattttgtcaatatctttgttcggggtgccagtcataaatcatacaaccgttaactgccgtgtagccagggatcacacccaaattacgatacaacctgggaagcgaaGAAtatgtttttgctaacaaaacagtatctggcagtgtaagcactgtatgtaatccaccattttatacataaactgacaaaccttgagatcgatcggcaatctgggtcacgagaaaatagtggaaCCGATTTCAAATTGACAAGACATCGATTAAaagaataaatgaaaaaaaacgcTTATTGAGTGAACAGAAaactagttttatttatttctcatcaaaaatgtAACATTTAAGACAGAATTATTtgaagggatgttttctacgaCCATCATCATTATAGACCGTGTACGTATAATGTAAATCTCTGATCTTAGATGAGTTCTGTTCTGTTATTAATTCTGCAATATTCCTTTAAAATTGACCagttatttgttttgtgtaatcCATTTGAATCACGCAGTGCTCTTTCCATGGCTGGAATCCGTCTTTCTATACTTTGGATGTGCCGTTCACCCGCATGAGTCAATCAACTTCTTTGGTGACCTCGTCAATGGCATTATGGACGTGAGAAAGATCGAGAAAAACTCAACGGTAAGACtgttggtaatcactgttaacGTAAGAACTTATaatggtaatgagcaatggagagctgctgacaTTATGAAACATTGCGGGAGACGTACTTTTTGAGgtagaagtaatttcccactaatATATTTGAactcaagacctcagaatttgattttgaggtctcgacataagtaagcatcggaaagcacacaactttgtatgacaagggtgttttccctctctattgttatctcgcagcttcgacgacaaattgagttctaattttcacaggactgttattttttatgcataatagGTTGAGATACATACAAGTGGGAaaactggtcttcgacaattaccaatagtgtccagtgtctttaacctgagattttgtacaaacaaTATGGGTCTGAAGATTAGTTGGTCAACTGCATGTCTTTTGCTTTAAGAATGTCTTTTCTGACCTAATCAAAGTATATTCTGTCCTGATCAAGATTTTAAAATAAAGTCATGTAATAATCATGTGTTCTTTCTGAAGAAACCCGGTAAAAAATGCTGgtatgaaaataataaaattgatttctttttcttttgacaGAAATACAAAGATTTCCTGCAACTCATGGTGAACTCCCACAAGGATCCCGAAGCAGCAAACAAGTCGAATGGCCACCTGATTCAACGCGCTTCCCTGACAAAAACCGAGATCTTCTCAATGGTATGTAAAATAagacaaatcttttaaaatatataaaataattatataaaatattatGTGCAATTAACCATGGCAGACAACCACAAACGATACGGCCTTTGCTTCATAAGAAACATCATAGCACTTGTCAGCAGCCACATAACTTCACAATAGCCCATAAATTGttatagtgtaaaacattgtgagaagcgaaaccctctgaagtaacgtagtttttttaaaaagaggtaatctctcaacaaaatatttgaatcgatTTCGACCTCAGCTGTTGCGATCTCGATTtctttgcatctgaaagcacgcaacttgtgcgacaatggttttttttttcttacacttttctctcgcaactttgacgaccgaatgagtttttcacaggtttgtcattttatgcatatgttgagatacacagaaTGATTAAACTGATTTttgtaccaaaggtgtccagtgcttttaacatAACTTAAAGAAGCAGAAACTACTCGATGTATTTAAATCGAAGAAGGTCTGGTAGTTGATAGCAGTGACTGTttgagatgatcgtaaagtccgagtaggggTATAATGGTGAACAAGGTCAAGACAGACAAGCGACAATCTATACACTATTATTCAAACTATGGAGCTGTgtggaggaaaacccaagaaaACAGTGATCTTACTTTGTCTTAAATGGTCCAAGATCTTGTCCATATGCTGCAacatttctttggaatagtcttcacCGTTTTCTTGGTTTTCCTCTACAGTGCATGAGTTTCTTCACAGGCAACCTTGAGACCAGTCCGGCTACACTATCCTACTGCTTCTACCTCCTCGCCCTTCATCCAGAAATCCAAGAGCGAGTCATTCAAGAAATAGATGAGGTCATAAACTCGTCAGATATCACCCTTGAGAAAACCAGTCGGTTGGTCTACACTGACATGGTGATCCGCGAGACCCTTCGATTGTACCCGACAGTTGCTTCGTGAGTTGATGCCCCGCTATATGCATAAATTACCCAATGTCACAATTTTAACTTTTCGGGTTTTTAGGCCAATTCTTTGCGCTCCAAATAATTACCCGGGGCATGGGAAACAGagtgtcacttttgttttttgcaTGATAATTGCTTGGTTTTGTCTTGCTCCATGTTTTTctcaataattttgtttctcaTGTGGCAGGCTCAACCGTATCTGCAAGGAGGATTGTGTAATCCAGGGAGTTACAGTTCCAAAGGGAGTCACAGTTGAGATTGCTGTTCATGCGATCCAGAACGATCCGGAATATTGGCCGGATCCAGAGAAATTCGACCCCGAGAGGTAAGCGTAACCAATGTACCACTGGTTCAGAATTGGCACGGACCGTTATCACGGTGCACTGATCACTTCTCATCATTGAGTTATTTTCACAAACAGTAGAATAAActtcatattgaattgaatttaatactTCTTGTAATATTCAGGTTCGCTCCGGAGAAGAGGGACCAAATCCACCCCTCTGCCTGGCTTGCTTTTGGCCAAGGACCCCGGATGTGCATCGGGTACCGGTTCGCCATGATGGAAATATTCGTTGTTCTCACACGTGTATTTCAAATTTACCGCGTGGAGGTATCCGGACAAACTGAGGTAGGTTCcgtttttgtattttgtcaggcatttaaatttaattttaattttaaatttaaatttaatactATAAATTGTACCTTCTGCGCCAATTAAAACGGTGCTGCACCTCTACTGCTGATTTGTTGAGTGTATATATTATGTATGTTAGACCAACTATTGAATATGCTTGCCCAGTCTGGTATTCAAGCCTCACGAAGTCTCAACTTGGATGCCTTGAAAAGTTGCAGCGCAAGGCTCTTCGTATTATCTTGTCCTACGATTACTGTGAAACTAAGTCTTTTGCTGAAATTTATTCCCAGCTTGGCCTCCCTGCCATGGATGTTAGACTTGAGCAGCTCTTCGTTAATTTTGGTAATACCCTCCTCACCTCTGACAGATATAAACAATGGCTTCCCCCACCTAGAAACAACAACCTGAGAAATTCCAATAAACTTTGTACAATTAAATGTAGGACTAACCGTTTCAAAAACAGTTGCATCCCCTCCCTAGTTGAGCTGCTCAATCACCAATAATTGTTCTGGCCTGTAGATAACttgttttcattgtgtaaatatttgtaatgtATATACTTAcagttttaaattttatattcaCATCTACTCTATTTTTATAATCTCGTATTGTATATTTGCTGGTTTTTgatgtttgaatgtatttttatattgtaaacctaaacacagttcagccttttggctgctacgtttgatttttaataaaccaataataataataataataacagtaacaataacaataacaataacaataacaataacaataacaataacaataacaataacaataacaataacaataacaataacaataacaataacaataacaataacaataacaataacaataacaataacaataacaataacaataacaataacaataacaataacaataacaataacaataacaataacaataacaataacaataacaaaacaataacaataacaataacaataacaataacaataacaataacaataacaataacaataacaataacaataacaataacaataacaataacaataacaataacaataacaataacaataacaataacaataacaataacaataacaataacaataacaataacaataacaataacaataacaataacaataacaataacaataacaataacaataacaataacaataacaataacaataacaataacaataacaataacaataacaataacaataacaataacaataacaataacaataacaataacaataacaataacaataacaataacaataacaataacaataacaataacaataacaataacaataacaataacaataacaataacaataacaataacaataacaataacaataacaataacaataacaataacaataacaataacaataacaataacaataacaataacaataacaataacaataacaataacaataacaataacaataacaataacaataacaataacaataacaataacaataacaataacaataacaataacaataacaataacaataacaataacaataacaataacaataacaataataataataataataataataataataattattattataataatttaaaaacaagccTTTCGGGGTCTGTAAATGCCGTCATATTGGTTTGCTCTCCTAATCATTAAGTTATAtttgttcatttcattttatttaacgttttaatttttaattttcttgacCTGTTCTTGAATGTCTTTGATATTAGTTGtgctttatttgtttattgttccttttttttaccaatatgaaaatatattttgattgAGTTGAAAATTGAAATGCATTGAAGTCCAGCGCCCGACAATCGAAAATTCAGAATAAGAAAACGTTAGTAACAACCGTAGAAGTAAGTTAACATTGTAATATTGTTTACTAAGTACACCAgccgccgatttcaccaaactctttctaacttaggattaatcttatgacttaggacgggttAAGTTCCacatccaaatacgtaggacgcattggaCACATCCTTAGTTAGaacgggttactcatcctaattcgagataggattaatcctagctttTGTTTGTAAATCCCATTAATCAAAGACTTATCTTTGTTCTcccactgttttatttttattttttttttttaccttcccATTGGTTTTGAAAACGAAAACGGGAGCGAGGACGTCGCTCTGTTACATACCcagatcccttttgttaaagggtatttttttatgtactttttcctaacaaaaaacacaatgtccacagatttacattaaacttacacagtttgaagattatgatagggaaagcttcccttgaaatattacttactaaggtgctgtagtttttgagaaatgagtaaaagtaataattttcgtctcagttttagcatgtaaaaacgtattaaccagttatgctatggttctGGTAAAattatcataactggttaaggggattttacatgctaaaataattttggtctcatgaggccaaaactattttgtgacttgttttactcattgctcaaaaactacacaaccttagttagtaatgtttgaagggaagctttccactatcattatcttcaaaccctgtaagtttaatgtaaatctgtggacattttgaaagggtacccgaatcctttaaagtcCTCTGTTTCAACGGGTAGACACGCCTATCATTTAAACTTATAATTCGATAAGTTAATCCAGTACTCTAAACTATATGGACAGCATGCAGTTCGAAAACAAGCACGCTCGCATTTTAAACGTTAAAAATCTAGCAGAAAATGTTTTGCCATGTAACATAAAGGGTGACAAGAGGTCGTCAAATAGGGGTTGGCAAAAACTATAGTGGAGGATGTATCCCCAAATTCTTCTTGTTTTGCTTTAGGGTTAACACAAAaatgtataataatattaaatttggGTTaaccattatacatgtacaacgaTGGGTAAagccaaaatgaatattctatatctccgatgcaaatttcacatctgtaaaaaaatatacGAACAAAACCACCAATAACCAATGTATTGATCAGCACTTATTCGATTTTTTTGTATGTGCTTTTTTATTCTTCTTCAGATTCCACCGAAGCGAGGAACTCGTGGTCTCCTGACACCTGAGAACGGCATCAACATCCGCCTCGTTCCCAGGAAAGATGTGACAGTCATTTAAATATCAAACCCTCATTTCAGCTGACGGTATCAGACCACATGTAAAGTACAAGGCAATTCGAATTTAATAGCCTGAAcatgctcaaaataacaaacctgtgaaaatttgaactcatggtcgtcgaagttgcgagataataatggatgggaaaaaaaaccttgtcacggcgaagttgtgtactttcagatgctcgatttcgggacctcaaaatctaattatgaggtctcgaaatcatactcaaatatttaagttgaaaattacttctttcccgaaaacgacgtttcttcagagggagccagttctcaccatgttttatattatcaacagctctctattgcttgttaccaagtaaggttttatgctaacaattgttttgagtaatcaccaataatATCCAGTGACTTTTAGGTACAATTCGTCGCGTTATTCTCATATTGACGAATCGGcaattttgagcaaatttgGGTTTTTGCAGTTTTGGGGTTAGTTTGTCTTCTGAATTcatttctgaaagttttgaaCCGAAATAACATCTCCTTTTTAAGATATAGAGTCTTAAAGTTGGCGAATATTTTGAAGGCTAATGAACGTTTCTTGACATACTGACGAATAAGTGATTCGCCACTCCATAAACACATAAatatacagttttgttttttacatagtGACGAATAGGCAAATGCGCTGGTAACCACTCCATTTAAGTGACGTATGAATGGTATGCCAGGTACCATCGGGTTTCTCTGAAATGAGGTCAGTTGTTACGGTTTCATAATGCGGGTCACTCGAAGCTAAAACATAATTTTAGATAAAAGGAACATAGTTTTGAGGTAAGCATAGCTCTGAAAGACAGATTATTTCAAACTGACTTTATAGATTAGTTTGTATTATTCAGTCCGTTCAATCTTCAAGCTAATCTTAGTAATTCAGGTACCTATCGTGCCGAAAAAAGTTAATTGTGGGCACTATACTTGTTAAATTGTCAAGTCTAAAAGATGTTGCTCATGCTTGGTATTTTTTGTCAGGATTTGCTCTTACTTCAAGAATGAATAATGCTTATTCTGTTTTCCAATAATGTGGCAACATTGAGTGAAGCCTCGAGTCTGGATGGAATACATTCAACAGTAATATGATTTTATAAATCAATGGTTttaccaataattgttttggagCATATATTATAATTCTTATCGTATACCAGAATTTCCTGTTGTAGCCTAAACAATCTTTGATTGTTAAATGAAATCTTTCAAAAGTagttcaaacaaaatcaaatgattATTCCAAGAAGGAATAACTTGGACAAATTACATACCTCCCAATTACTGTGATATCTGGAGGTTAACAAGACCAAAATGAAATGGAAAATCTCATGTGTACTCCCTTTTAATATATGGaagttttgtctgtttttttttttttttagtccggTCTGAATATACGTTAaacctcacccccccccccccaatccacaCTGTGCAAATGACACCCATCCCCTCCGACCTCATCAACCCCACCCtctccccccacccccaaaaagaAGGAATTATGGACCAGTGATTCGCTCAGGATTTAACAGTTAGTCTTCAATTTaacacaaatgaaaaacaaggACACGTTAAGTTACGTGCATTAATGTTAATATTACTGACGAATAAGCCCAAGCGCGTAGACTTATTTCTTTACATACCGACGAATCGGGCACAAAAAGTGACGAATAGGCGCGTAAACgagaacaatgtttttttacatacTGACGAATAGGTTTAAAAGGCTATATTGGTTATTTTAGGTCgtttcattttaaataaaataaacaaataccttCTATACATTCCTAGAAACATACCTTCCATTTTGCAAGTGATAATGTATGATACAAAGATATGAAAGCAATGGATGAATACGCGTCAAAACTTCAAAGTGGATTTACTCGGAATGCACTTTTTCCCGATTCGTCACTATGAGAAAAACGCGACGAATTCACTCGAACAATTCTGAACACATAGTGGGCGGACAATTAAGATTTTGATTTCACGGTGATGGTTATGTTATGATAGTTGTATATAACTTCACTAGAATAATTTAACACTGAATAAGTTTGACAGCAactgtataaatataaatattaatagtaaacttgcgggtacaaccatgggtagaAACTGGTGGCTccgaaaagagccggtttggtctcgacgtttcgaacagtatactctgctcgtcttcaggagagcagggtatactgtttgaaacgtcgagaccaaaccggctcttttcagagccaccactccttcaaaagagtttttacccatggttgtacccgcaagtttactattaatatttatatttatagttgctcttattctccacaccatgcaaagcttcaaacaccattaaGTTTGAATCTGCATAGACATGACCGCAAATACTTGGTACAGGGATCGTTatgcgtggaatgaggtgcatgctggtctagctagtgatcaagttttgattgctagctagaccagcatgcacctcattcaacagttagcgcttgcgcaatgggtattcgCGAAAAGTTATATGTATCGTAATGCTGATTTCCTTGTAAATTGTAATGGTGATATCGGACATTGTATTATCATAAACTCAACAGGTCAAGGGTCACTAGTCATGACGTGTGGATAcattatgaatattcaacaaGCGTTTTCATCATTGTTGATTTCCGAAAACTGTTTAGAAGAAAATCCAAAGAtaccattaattgtttgaacTATTCTGATAGAAATATACAAACTTTATCTACTTGCCGGTCTAATGATTCCATAGGTTAATAcactgttttttcttctttttatgaGTAAAATAGTATTGCtggttttgttgatttttgctCGAAgtacctgtaaaaaaaattgcaatcaTGTGAATAATATTCATTTACACATTTGAGAGGTGAACTAACTAAACATGCCAGGTTACGGTCGGGAAAAAAGTACCTGCATTATAAACTCAGACTTATAAGTACCGGGACACTGTTAGGACCTGACAGCTCGCTGTGTCATCACAGGTAATCGCATCATAAATCATAAAGTTATTGGAAATGGTATTACTTTGCAGACGACAAGTAAAAATAAAAGCTCGTAAAGTGCAAATCACTGAAtcactgaagaagaaaaaacaaggcaaaacaatttataacaaaGGTATAACTCTGTTTTAAGATGTAACGAAGAAAAAAAGATAATGACCTAACGTTTCGACCCTATAGGCCGATCCAAGTGCTGGGCCtatagttttgtgcacaaagacatgagaaaatcgttttccttttcacttttttatGGGAttgaatgtcttccttgataatccATGAAGTTTCCTTGATATGGCTGCTTGATATAACAACGTACTACATTCTTGAAGtttttaagcagaaagtaaaatactgaaattctgacaaaatacccTGCCGATGTAATGCATTTTAGCGACATTTATGCAGGTTCTGCGTCTTTGATCCCTAACTCGCCTAAGACAAGCACCTTTTCCAAGATGATTCGGCttatttttttgtgtgcaaataTTTTTGGTCAGTGATCTACATTGGTATATCATGGTGTCCTGTTAAGGAAATTGTGTtattcgttgaggaaaacatttaatttctataaagagtgaaaaggaacatgatttcctcatgtctttgtgcacaaaactgggCACATGCACACCCCAGCCGCGGTGATAAACACTTGCGCGCCCGGTGCGCGTCGGATCGGTCTATAGCAAAGACCttctttcgagaaagacttaGGCCCCTTTAGaatccacggctttggctttggattcggcttcaggctccgttctctcgtctgaagccccgaACACCGAGCACGTATACGCAAAGTACGCGCACATGCCaaaaaacaaccgcggggccaagttAGTCTGAGCCGAATCTTGAGCCGAAGCCttgattcgaaaagggcctatacttacggtcgaaacgtcaggccattaactacttTGCGGtgtttatagacctttatcacggtgtggccatcatGATTTTaatccattccaactcattgtcaAGTCACCAAGCTGAGGCTGGAcgcatttttttctttcgtatCACACGCTGGCCACGGGGTCAACAGTGAAGGGATTCGGGAAAGCGCTCATACATTCTGCGTGTCTGCGATGGCCAACGTGTGGTACGGAGAACAAAAAATGCAGGCTgggcgaaataatagtctggtgccatccgcaatgaatgttagcattcaatACTGATACTGGAaatagggaacatgaccaagatggtgacagcgtgattaaGGTCTGTACCATAGATCCTTGCGGTTGGTATTAGCAATTTCCAAAAGCTACTTCTATGTTCTCTATAAATACAATTAGCAACAAAAATTGGTAACAATAGAACAGAAGAAAAGTATTTAGTGTAGGCTATACAAAGTTACTAAGATATAGTTATAATTAAATAGCCTTTATTGTTTGTAGAGGTGTATTATTCATGCACGAGAAAGTTCCCTTTTACTTGCAATTTCGTTGTATGCACATTACTGGCGGGCTGGGTTCTTTATGTACTTCTATCATCTATCATCATGGCTTATGCAGACTTTAATTATATGAATAATTAATCTtgcaaatatataaaaaaaaaaaaaattgcagattgCCAAATTCCAGTTGCATTATCAAAGAAAGTAATAGTTTGTTAATAAGTGTACTCTGACAAATTCAAATGGATTACTTTGTGTGATTTCTTCAGCTCTCTTTCAAACACTTGGAACCTGCTAATCTGGTCTGAAGcgaaaaacataaaattattaccatttaaaatgtattgtttttgtttatttataaggaCTGTTTGATGTTTTCACCCCAGTTTACCCTAGTGAATCGGAAGTAGGAATTAATCTCACGACCTCCTCCAATCAGTCCTTAAATACTAACTTATAAATAAGCCATTTACAAACTATGCCGTCCAAAGTGTAGGTTGATACTTTGACTGGCCttcttaaagacctgcttgaacgaaaatgtcaggtcgtgaactttgctgaatttcacttaaaatgttttaaatgaataaggaaatcgaggaAATATGATTATATACAgctttcaattgtgtaaaaaaaacaatcatttcgaatgcccttatccagcgcttttctgagagatttgagaaaagccccgttacataaccactctcaaaacgtcatagttgggagctccaatttgtaaagccgctttgttgcagcgtggaggtataacaaagcaaactcccagacaAGACGTCAGCGGTATTGTCCTTTGACTTGTGCCGTCCACGGCGgaagtgttttaatttttcaaaacctttaggttgagcctgatttttttaatcgataattgtacacaaatcaaaattacattaaaatggtgaacaagtgctttataaacaagttaaaatacaatttccgttaaaaacattccgctcaggtagctgttcaAAAATGTCGAGTGCATTCctaccatttttaaaaatgtgaatCC comes from Asterias amurensis chromosome 3, ASM3211899v1 and encodes:
- the LOC139935266 gene encoding cytochrome P450 3A31-like codes for the protein MLGVVLTLFGILATWLAWSTYSRRTYYAKLGLKGPPPLPIFGNIFDFRDGVHIAIQKWTKEYGRVFGIFRGSKKAIITSDLEFVKEVMVKKFSNFTDREQFPLRPKVMNEDLLGLQGERWKHMREAVALAFSKSKVQQMVSMVNDCTDATLKDIESENENKTDETKKVALDINSYMARFGMDVSSLCFFASKLGSQEERSILMHHSREMWKHFKTAYPPWIITMLFPWLESVFLYFGCAVHPHESINFFGDLVNGIMDVRKIEKNSTKYKDFLQLMVNSHKDPEAANKSNGHLIQRASLTKTEIFSMCMSFFTGNLETSPATLSYCFYLLALHPEIQERVIQEIDEVINSSDITLEKTSRLVYTDMVIRETLRLYPTVASLNRICKEDCVIQGVTVPKGVTVEIAVHAIQNDPEYWPDPEKFDPERFAPEKRDQIHPSAWLAFGQGPRMCIGYRFAMMEIFVVLTRVFQIYRVEVSGQTEIPPKRGTRGLLTPENGINIRLVPRKDVTVI